The genomic interval GTCTTCAAGCATAGCAAATAAAAGCTTATTCTTCATATCCATCAgcttggctcagtagtgtgaaaagagAAACAGAAACTGTTTGTTTTTTAATAGATAAAAAGTTAAGAGGCAGGTTGTTGTAACCTATTTATTCAGTCACCATGACACCCCTTTGTTTACTATCTTATAGCGGCGTATCGAACTGAATGAAATCATGGACGGAGCCATCGCTCTCTGTGATCAAATGTCCTGCGACTGAACGTTATTTGGATGTTATCCAATAAAGAACATAATTATTATATAAAAGAAAAAAAATTCAACAATCATTTCAACAGGGTTCCTCACACAGGATGGGGTGGACGGAGAACAAGCATTCCACGATTCCAATTTAGAACACCGTCTAGCGGCCATTTTGGGTTCACTTTCTCTGGTTCAAGTTCAATAACAAACTGGACAGCGCTGATTATGTCATCTCTCGATCAGAACCGGGTGATTTCTTCAAGTGGAATTTAGAACCACGTCCATTGTAATTGTTCTAACCGAGCCTATCGTTCTTCATCATAAGTTTAATAGTTGTGTTTGTCCACCCTACTAACAAAACACCCATAGTTCTACTGTCAACACGCCTCCCCATTCTTTCCCCCAAcggagtagggtgaagttgcccctagacgctggTCAGTTCTGCAtctcccccactaatggttaaggttaggattcagACAGGGGAACTTCACTGTCCCCTCCCCAGCAGCCTGTGTCCTGCATCAGAATTCTGTGAATCATTTAGGTGGAATCTAGAACTATGTCTACTCCAATGGAGTCTATTGTTCTCCTGTCTCATTGTTTTTGTCCAGCCGGCTAACATCACCTATAGGAATACTAAGCTTATCATGTCTTATGTTCAAAGCCTCCTGGTTATTCACTCCGTCTCCTCTCCTGTATCACCGTGTGTCCTGTCACTGTGGTGTGTCCGTTGGTGAGCCCGTAGCTTCTGACAGCGGCCGTATCTCTTCCCACAGTAGTCACAGCTGTACGGTCTCTCCCCTGTGTGAACTCTGTGGTGTATCCGGAGGTCTGACGCTCTAGAGAACCCTctcccacagaccagacacaggTGAGGCTTCTCTCCGGAGTGAGACTGCTGGTGCTCCCTCAGATGTCCTGATTGggtgaaactcttcccacacacagggcaggagtaaggcttctctcccgtGTGTGTGAGGTGGTGTCGTCTCATGGCTCCCAGGTGAGCGAACTTCTTGCCACAGTCGGGGCAGGGGTACGGCTTCTCTCCCGTGTGGATCCTCATGTGGATCTGTAGTACCGAGAGTTTGTAGCACTCTCTGCCACACACTGAGCAGCGGTGGGACGTCTTAGTTTTGTGACTCTCCTGGTGTTCAGGATGTTCTGATGTAGCGGGAATCGCTTTGCTGTCTAAGCCACAGTCAGggctctctcctgtgtgaataacAGAGTGGGTTAGGTATCGAGGCAAGCAAGTCGACTTTCATTCACAGGCCGTATCCCAAATGGTACCTTATTCTCTATCAAGTGCATCCACTTTGTTCAGGACCCTGGTCAacaagtagtgcacttcataggagATAGGGTGAACAGATCCCCAGTCAACTAAAGAACAGTCAGCGTTCTGCCTCCACTTACTATGTTGAACAGAACCCCAGTCAACTGAAGAACAGTCAGCGTTCTGCCTCCACTTACTATGTTGAACAGAATCCCAGTCAACTAAAGAACAGTCAGCGTTCTGCCTCCACTTACTATGTTGAACAGAACCCCAGTCAACTAAAGAACAGTCAGCGTTCTGCCTCCACTTACTATGTTGAACAGAACCCCAGTCAACTAAAGAACAGTCAGCATTCTGCCTCCACTTACTATGTTGAACAGAACCCCAGTCAACTAAAGAACAGTCAGCGCTCTGCCTCCACTTACTATGTTGAACAGAACCCCAGTCAACTAAAGAACAGTCAGCGTTCTGCCTCCACTTACTATGTTGAACAGAACCCCAGTCAACATTCTGCCTCCACTTACTATGTTGAACAGAACCCCAGTCAACTAAAGAACAGTCAGCGTTCTGCCTCCACTTACTATGTTGAACAGAATCCCAGTCAAATTCTTCTCCTTCAGAATTGATGAAACCACCAacttcatcctcctctttcacttcctccttctcctcttctacAATATGAACGTTGATCCCAGGTGTTTGAGTGATGTCCTCATGTCTTGgatcaggaccctgggactctgTAGCTTTGGTGCTGGATTGGTCACCGGGATCCTACAATGAAAACATATCAATAACCATGTTAGAACTCTATTTATAAACACAATACAATACTTCTGTTCAATCCTGTCAAGACCTGAGAACTATGACATCAGCTTAGAAGGTTCAAGACCTGAGAACTATGACATCAGCTTAGAAGGTTCAAGACCTGAGAACTATGACATCAGCTTAGAAGGTTCAAGACCTGAGAATTATGACATCAGCTTAGAAGGTTCAAGACCTGAGAACTATGACATCAGCTTAGAAGGTTCAAGACCTGAGAACTATGATATCAGCTTAGAAGGTTCAAGACCTGAGAATTATGACATCAGCTTAGAAGGTTCAAGACCTGAGAACTATGACATCAGCTTAGAAGGTTCAAGACCTGAGAATTATGACATCAGCTTAGAAGGTTCAAGACCTGAGAACTATGACATCGGCTTAGAAGGTTCAAGACCTGAGAACTGTGACATCAGCTTAGAAGGTTCAAGACCTGAGAACTATGACATCAGCTTAGAAGGTTCAAGACCTGAGAACTATTACATCAGCTTAGAAGGTTCCCTGTGtagcatttaaaaaataaatttaatCTCATAAAATGTTGGCCATTTTTTCTCCCACCTTGTTGATGTGTGATGTAGCGGGACTTCCTCCTTCACTACCAGAAGAGCCACGGACAGGACTCTCAcctgtagagataggttggtattatggATTATAATGAGACTACCAGAGCCATGGACAGGACTCTCTCCTGTAGAGATAGCttggtattatgggttataatgagactacCAGAGTCATGGACAGGACTCTCAcctgtagagataggttggtattatgggttataatgagactgccaggactctctcctgtagagataggttggtattatgggttataGATAACCATTTTGTTGCTTCTCGGCTACCTGCTAAAACTTTTTTTACGTTTATTAACCATTTAATCAAAACTTTGCATTTAACAAATTTTCCACCTTCTTAGTTTTGTCCTCGCTCTACTTTTTTTCCATTCAACTTTTTGACCCGGAAGCTTTATCTGGACGTGAttctacaggacctccaccagccgaagctaagtagtaacattaacatgatgccttctaattacagtcgctgtactcataatatacaggagaacgaccGCCTTATGGTTGGCTTCAGACAGAAGCCAACCTGAAGCCCAGCTTCAGACagaatcgttaggcaagggtcattttagtgtaggaaaggatgaaacagcgtctgtgccaccagtaagtacagatagtaacgttagtataaatcccatcgcacagtccccgcagccggacaactttctcatggcttctggaaggaaatgctgttgGCATGCTCAACCGGTGACGCTCATTCAACCGGTTCCTCCCATTAAGCAACGAGTatgagtcagaggccgagcatctctggtctctcctcctcccgttacggggtctgagaggccgaagcctcccaccattagctctgacaaattgaacacCCTTGTCATTGGCAACTCCATTACCcatagtattagacttaaaatgaATCATCCTGccatcatacactgtttaccagggggcagggctacagACGTAAatgctaatctgaagatggtgctggctaaagctaaaactggcggtatagggatattgttatccacgtcggcaccaacgaggttaggatgaaacagtcagaggtcaccaagcgcaacttagcttcagcctgtaaatcagctagaaagatgtgtcggcatcgagtaattgtctctggcccccttccagttaggaggagtgatgagctctacagcagagtctctggccccctcccagttagggggagtgatgagctctacagcagagtctcacaactcaatcgctggttgaaaactgttttctgcccctcccaaaagatagaatttgtagataattagccctctttctgggactcacccacaaacaggaccaagcctggcctgcggaggagtgacggactccatcctagctggaggagtgacctcatcttatctacgaacatagacagggctctaactcccctagctccacaatgagatacaGTGCAGGCCAGGCAACAGGCTgtcagccagcctgccagcttaatGGAGCCTGCCAcaagcacagtcagtgtagtcagctcagctaaccccattgagaccgtgtctgtgcctcaatcTAGGTCGGGAAAatctaaacatggcggtgttcgccttagtaatctcactggaataaagacctccatcCCTGTCATTATttaaagagatcgtgatacctcacaacTCAAAATAGGACTACTtaaatgttagatccctcacttccaaggaagttatagtcaattaactaatcactgataataatcttgatgtgattggcctgactgaaacatggcttaagcctgatgaatttactgagTTAAATGGAGGCCTCTCCTcttggttacactagtgaccacaTCCCCGTGCATACCGCAAAGGCGGAGGTATTGCTAACATTTgacagcaaatttcaatttatatatatattttttaaaagcagtttcgtcttttgagcttgtagtcatgaaatctatgcagcctacccaagcactttttatagctactgtttacaggcctcctgggccgtatacagcgttcctcactgagttccctgaattcctatcgcaccttgtagtcatggcagataatattcaaatttttggcaACTTCAATATTcacaatattcacatggagaagtccacattctcattccaaaaggctttcggagccatcatcgacatCATGTCCagcatgtctctggacctacgcATTgacacagtcatactctggatctAGTTTCATCCCGtgaaataaatattgtggatcataatcctggactatcgggaccaccattttattatgtttgtaatcgcaacaaataatctgctcagaccccaaccaaggattatcaaaagctgtgctataaattctcgggacaacccaaagattcctagatgcccttccagactccctccacctacccaaggacgtcagagtacaaaaatcaatTCAACCCCTAACCGGGTATCTACATTTAACTTTGGGTAATACCCTAGATGGCAGTCACACCTCTAAAAACAAACAGCTGTCACAAGAAATGaactccctggtatacagaaaatacccgagacCTGaaacaagcttccagaaaattggaaaggAAATGGCGCACCACCAAACTGGAAGTTttctgactagcttggaaagacaatatgcaatatcgaagagccctTGATTAGCTGCTCGATCAGTCTACTTTTCCAACCTGATTGGGGAGAATTAAGACAATCCAAAGTGtatgtttgatactgttgcaaagctaactaaaaagcagcattcaccAAGACAGGATggccttcacttcagcagtgatcaTTTCAGGCAcctctttgacgaaaagatcatgatcatcaGAAAGCAATTACAGACGCGTCTTTGAATCTGCATATTTCTCCAAAACTCAGTAGTCCTGAGTCTGAacagaactgccaggacctcggatcaagggagacactagAGTTTTTTTAATCCTGTATCTCTCGCAAATATTAATGAAAAAAAGTAATGGTCTCTAAACCTTCCAGCTGCCTActagaccctattccaactaaactactgaaagagctacttcctgtacttgtccctcctatgttgaacataataaacggctccctatcctctggatgtgtaccaaactcactaaaagtggcagtaataaagactcctgaaaaagccaaatcttgacccagaaaataaatacaaatattggcctatatcgaatctcccatttctCTCAAAATTGTTGAACTGCCTTCCCGAACACAAATAATGTAtatgaaacgcttcagtctggttttagacaccatcatagcactgagactgcactcgtgaaggtggtaaattaccttttatggcatcagaccaaggctctgcatctgtcctcctagaccttagtgctgcttttgacaccatcgatcaccacattcttttggagagattggaaaccctaattggtctacacagacaagttcttgcctggtttagatcttatctgtcgtgaaagatatcagtttgtctctgtggacgGTTTGTCTTCTGAATTGtaagtttcggtgttcctcaaagttccattttaggacccctattgttttcactacatattctacctcttggtgatagcatttggaaacacaatgtcaactttcactggtTGGTATTTTTGGTTATAATGAGACTACCAGAGCCATGGACAGGACTCTCTCCTGTGGTGATAGGTTGGTATTACGGACTCTCTCCTGTGGAGATAATTTGTGAGTTAAATAATTGGGTGGGTAAATAAGCCAACAAGGGGTCTAGGTTGTGtccagaatggcaccctattccccacagggctctggtcaaaagtgcacTATAAAATGAATAGGGTGTCAATTGGAACACACGACCAATACAACTGATTGTGTCACCATTCTGCCTCTACTTACTGAGATCAGGGAAACTCCAGCCAACTTCCTCTCCTTCAGCATTGATGAAACCAccaacctcctcctcttcctcctcctctccttcagcaTTGATAAAACCAccaacctcctcctcttcttcctcctccttcactTTCACTGGcaggcagagagaaagacaaagcacATGTTTGTTCATTTATGACACAGCTATTGATGTACAGGCATCTTTAGTCTCAATGTAGAACtaatcatcatcgtcatcatcatcatcatcatcatcatcaggtcatgtggtcaggaaaaCCTCCTGGggacagtttcccagacacagaatgTGCCTAGTCCTGGACCAACAAGTATTATCAATGTGCCTAGTGCTGGCCTAACAAGCATTATCAATGGGCCTAGTGCTGGCCTAACAAGCATTATCAATGGGCCTAGTGCTGGCCTAACAAGCATTATCAATGGGCCTAGTGCTGGCCTAACAAGCATTATCAATGGGCCTAGTGCTGGCCTAACAAGCATTATCAATGGGCCTAGTGCTGGCCTAACAAGCATTCTCAATGGGCCTAGTGCTGGCCTAACAAGCATTATCAATGGGCCTAGTGCTGGCCTAACAAGCATTATCAATGGGCCTAGTGCTGGCCTAACAAGCATTCTCAATGGGCCTAGTGCTGGCCTAACAAGCATTATCAATGGGCCTAGTGCTGGCCTAACAAGCATTCTGAATAGAGATTCTCCATTAAAAGCTCTTCTTAGTCCAGGTCTAGGCTCACTCTGTTCGGGACACCCCCAGTCCTTTATGCATGGTTTATTATTAATAAATGATCTTCCAACTCACCCTGGATAGTAGCTGCCATCTCCCCGTCACTTTTACCACTTCCTGTCCTCTGGTGAGTCAGCTTGTGAGCCCGGAGATTCTTTGACCTGATGTAGCTCTTGCCACACTCTGCACAGCGGTAGGGCCTTTCTCCCGTGTGAACTCTGTGGTGAATCTTCAGATCTTCTGCTCTGATATACTGTTTCAGACAGATCAGACAGTGGTGCTTCTCTCCGGAGTGAGACTGTTGGTGCTCTTTCAGATGTCCTGATTGggtgaaactcttcccacacacagagcaggagtaaggcttctctcccgtGTGTGTGAGGTGGTGTCGTCTCATGGCTCCCAGGTGAGCGAACTTCTTGCCACAGTCGGGGCAGGGGTACGGCTTCTCTCCCGTGTGGATCCTCATGTGGATCTGCAGGATGGATAACTTTTGGCAGTGTCTTCCACACACTGGACAGGCGTGAAATGTCTTGGGTTTCTGCTGATTCTCCTGGTGTTGTTGAGCTGCTCCTGATGGAggttgtctctctcctgtgtgaatgatGCCACTAATGCGTTATAACATTAGTTTGATTGGTGGAAATACATGAATTCAACACATCTGGGTTATACCAGTGTTTTTCCAATCCTGGTCCCAGGGACCCAAATGGgtacacatttttttatttattttttaaaacacctgattcaaatgaagggttgatgatgagttgattagtTGAAAGTGTGTGAGTGGTAGGGCAAAAACTCagatgtgcacccctttgggtccccaggaccaggtttGAAAAACACTGAGTTAGATGATGAACGTAAATCAGTCAACGATAAGTCATTTTCTGTTAAATGACTATTCTGTCCCAAAAATTCAAATTCAAACATTCCGAACTATTCCAACTTACTAAAAAGAGAATCCCAGTCAACTTCAAGCAGCTTGGGACCCTGCAGCGTTCTCTGGTTCCTGTGGATCCTGACAGGAACCGGTGACTGTGTGGGTTTAGGTCGAGTAGGACAGGAGTTAGACAGGCTGGATCTGCCATCACCGTCCTACAATAAATGttgacattacattttagtcatttaactgACACActaatccagagcgatttacaggagcaattagggttaagtgccttgctcgagggcacagacagatttttcacctagtcggctcgggggaTTCCggaaggctcccgagtggcgcagcggtctaaggcactgtatctcagtgctggaggcttcactacagacaccctggttcgaatccaggctgtatcacaacctgctgtgattgggagtaccatagggcgacgcacaattgtcccagcgtcttctgggtttggctggtgtaggccgtcattgtaaataacaatttgttcttaactgacttgcctagttaaataaaaatgttataaataAAATTCTAACTAGTGACTGTCCCAATGCTtgtaaccgctaggctatctgccacaGATACAATGATGGAACAGAGGGATGTCTGATGCCAACTACAATGTATTATTATACTACTACGACCATGAGTTTTACCCTGACAATGTCTCCTTCCCAAATGGCTACATAGTACAATGCTTCagtcctatggaccctggtcaaagttagtgcactatatagggcatcgGGTGCCACTTGGAACAGGCCAATACGATCTGATCAGGAAACGCTCCACAAGGCCCAGAGTGTTCCTGGCCAGGTCACGTGGTCTTTAGTCAGGGATAAACCTGCGGCCTACAGTATGAATCTGACAGACCGCTAAAGATTGCATTTACTACCATTACTTACTGTAATGGAATATAACGATCATTAGATGGAGCAATAACCCAGGAATCAACTGACCGCTTGCCTTTTATTCTACGATAACTAGCCACTAACATTTGGTATGACAACAAACCATggcgctagctagctacctagcgaGCGTTTGTTACTAGATGTGCGCTTTCTCACCTCATCCATTGTGAATCGACCCAACAGTTCTTCAGTAGACTTTGgggtttggagaaatgtccactgaAACCAACTGTCACCTCAGAACGGGGGTCGGATCAGTTGTCGTGAAACTATTTGACAGCTAACTTGTTAGCTAAACAAGCTAAGTTACCAAAGTTGTTGTGCCTCCTCGCGTCTAACTCGTTAGAGTTACATCATGTTTTTTGACAGACGGGCGAATGTCTATGCCAATCACAACCGTATCAGAAATGGCATATGGACATATTTTATCAGTATTTTGAAGTGAAGTGGCTAACTTGCGCCTGCATCCACCTACTTCCGGGATATTCTTCTTCGGTCAGTGAGCAGCTTCTGGCGCTCTACCGCTACGTATTGGAGGAGAAAGGCATTAAAAATGAGGGAGAGGGGCCACTGCCTGGTAAACTGCAATAGACCCTAGTGACATTAATTAAAACATAATTGATTCGTAAATCTAGGGAAAGGAGCAGGTTTTTAAGGGGTATTTATTCAATCATGACATTGATTGTGCATAGACGTCAGTGAGTGGTGGTATTGCACGTGTTGGCTACAACGCACTGGGTTTATGATTGGCACCACCAGAactttgacaaatacaaatatgatAAAATGTGAAGGAATTTAACATATTTAAATGATTGAGATGAACAGAATAATTGCAGAATCTCTTCAGTCGGGTTCTCCAAACCTGACTGTCATTCAACGGAATGTTCGTGGTCAGTagatgggttggttgtttagcaactaGCAGTGAGGGCGCAACTTTGGGGTAAAACAGGCGTGGTTGGCGTATATTGTTGACAatatgtaaactatatttttattctccaaatgtttattgaaaaccaatacatttgcacaatgagcacttgttcaAATTGCTCAAATAGAtctttacagttgttggttagctagctagtgcatTTTAGCCATATTAGCGTAGATGagacatcagtcaaaacaagacatggtatagAGAACAAGGTGAAActatggcagcttcttgtcactGTTGCTTGCTATATGACGTTCAGAATCATAACAACTCATGGCCTTCCGCACCATCCACTTGCACGCATCATTTTCGTGactatcaaatgttattagtcacatgcgctgaatacaacaagtgtagactttacagtgaaatgcttacttacgagcccctaaccaacaatgcagttaaaaaaaattaaagacAACCCTtctacacactatatatacaaaagtatgtggacaccctttcaaattagtggattcggctatttaagtcacatccgttgctgacaggtgtttaaaatcgagcacacagccatgcaatctccatagacaaactagTAAAAAGGCCTTACtgatgagctcagtgactttcaacgtggcaccgtcataggatgccacctttcaactaactgtaagtgctgttattgtgaagtggaaacttcttgGAGCAGagacggctcagccgcaaagtggtaggccacacaaagtggtaggccacacaagtggtaggccacacaaagtggtaggccacacaagcggtaggccacacaagcggtaggccacacaaagtggtaggccacacaagcggtaggccacacaagcggtaggccacacaagcggtaggccacacaaagtggtagaccacacaagcggtaggccacacaaagcggtagaccacacaagcggtaggccacacaaagcggtaggccacacaaagcggtaggccacacaagcggtaggccacacaagcggtaggccacacaagcggtaggccacacaaagcggtaggccacacaaagCGGTTGGCCACACAaagcggtaggccacacaagcggtaggccacacaaagcggtaggccacacaagtggtaggccacacaagcggtaggccacacaagcggtaggccacacaagctcacagagcaggaccgcagagtgctgaagtgtgtaaaaatcgcctgtcctcggttgcaacactcactaccgagttccaaatcgcctctggaagcaacatcagcacaataaatgtttgtcgggagcttcacgaaatgggtttccatggccgagcagccacacacaagcctaagatcaccatgctcaatacCAAGCGTCGGgcagagtggtgtaaagttcgccaccaatcttaacgctacagcatacaacgacattctagacgattctgtgcttccaactttgtgacaacagtttggggaaggccttttcctgtttaagcatgacaatgccctcgtgcacaaagtgaggtccatacagaaatggtttgttcagatcagtgtggaagaacttgactgtcctgcagagccctgaccttaaccccatcgaacacctttgggatgaattggaacgccgactgcgagccaggcctaatcgcccaacatcagtacccgacctcactaatgcacttgtggctgaatgtaagcaagtccccgcagcaatgttccaacatctagtggaaagccttcccagaagaggtggaggctgttatagcagcaaagttgggaccgactccatattaatgccaatgattttggaatgagatgttagatgagcaggtgtccacatacttttagtcatgtagtgtatgttttaGATCAAACTCAATTTCGCAACACTAATAATTTTCGTCCGACTTTGCTGCCCTCCTCTGGTGAAATTTAGAACTACAGTCCATTCTATTGGTTCTTTGTCTACAGATCATCACCACAAAGACtaactgcatcccaaatgtcaccctattccctatgtagtgcactagttttgaccaggacctGGTATTtagggaatagagtaccatttTGGATGCAGAAAATCCTATGTGGTTGGCTGGTCCTTGTTTTGGTCCATTGTATTCATTCGGTGTCTAGAGATGGTCAGCACAAAGAGGAATCTGTCCTAATGTGAAAGGCTAGTCGTCGTTTTCCTCCACCCTGCTAGCATCAactccttctcctcttcatcaCTGATACTAACAGAATCCTCTTCACTCTTCACCCTTGCAGCCAGTTCTTCCCCTGTCCCAGTCCCAGGGTTTGGTAGTGAGCTGCTGTGACTTTTCCTCTGATGGGCTCGGAGGTTCTGGGTTCGTACGTAGCTCTTCCCACACTCCTCACAGCTGTAGGGTCTCTCTCCAGTGTGGGTCCTGAATCAATCAAAACATCAATTCATGAATTAATCAGTGTATCACAAATGTATTTAATAAAGCCCGTTTAAACATCAGTAGTTGTCCCAAAGTGCTTTACCTGAAGTGAGCGACGAGGGCCGTGGCTTTGGAGAAGCTCCTCCAACAGATGGAACAGTCGTGTTTCTCCTCGctgttataataataataataataataataataaatgcatTTTATGTGTAGACCACTTTTTATTACACGCAGAAATCACAAAGGttacgtttacacaggcagcctaattctgatcttttgcccaattatttgACAAACGAGCTGGGCCCGTATTCACAACACCactcagagtaggagtactgatctaggatcagtttagccttttagatcataatgaataagattatatggacaggtcctagatcagcacttctactctgagtaGTTTTGTGGCCCAGATCTGATGTGCATCAGCAACAGCGGTAGAAATGCTTTTTAAAAAAAGGCTAAAACCTATTTAGCCCCCAAATATGTGTATGACTAATACTACAAGATAGGCAGACTAA from Salvelinus alpinus chromosome 2, SLU_Salpinus.1, whole genome shotgun sequence carries:
- the LOC139546231 gene encoding zinc finger protein ZFP2-like isoform X1 produces the protein MDEDGDGRSSLSNSCPTRPKPTQSPVPVRIHRNQRTLQGPKLLEVDWDSLFRERQPPSGAAQQHQENQQKPKTFHACPVCGRHCQKLSILQIHMRIHTGEKPYPCPDCGKKFAHLGAMRRHHLTHTGEKPYSCSVCGKSFTQSGHLKEHQQSHSGEKHHCLICLKQYIRAEDLKIHHRVHTGERPYRCAECGKSYIRSKNLRAHKLTHQRTGSGKSDGEMAATIQVKVKEEEEEEEVGGFINAEGEEEEEEEVGGFINAEGEEVGWSFPDLSESPVRGSSGSEGGSPATSHINKDPGDQSSTKATESQGPDPRHEDITQTPGINVHIVEEEKEEVKEEDEVGGFINSEGEEFDWDSVQHRESPDCGLDSKAIPATSEHPEHQESHKTKTSHRCSVCGRECYKLSVLQIHMRIHTGEKPYPCPDCGKKFAHLGAMRRHHLTHTGEKPYSCPVCGKSFTQSGHLREHQQSHSGEKPHLCLVCGRGFSRASDLRIHHRVHTGERPYSCDYCGKRYGRCQKLRAHQRTHHSDRTHGDTGEETE
- the LOC139546231 gene encoding zinc finger protein ZFP2-like isoform X2 — protein: MDESPVPVRIHRNQRTLQGPKLLEVDWDSLFRERQPPSGAAQQHQENQQKPKTFHACPVCGRHCQKLSILQIHMRIHTGEKPYPCPDCGKKFAHLGAMRRHHLTHTGEKPYSCSVCGKSFTQSGHLKEHQQSHSGEKHHCLICLKQYIRAEDLKIHHRVHTGERPYRCAECGKSYIRSKNLRAHKLTHQRTGSGKSDGEMAATIQVKVKEEEEEEEVGGFINAEGEEEEEEEVGGFINAEGEEVGWSFPDLSESPVRGSSGSEGGSPATSHINKDPGDQSSTKATESQGPDPRHEDITQTPGINVHIVEEEKEEVKEEDEVGGFINSEGEEFDWDSVQHRESPDCGLDSKAIPATSEHPEHQESHKTKTSHRCSVCGRECYKLSVLQIHMRIHTGEKPYPCPDCGKKFAHLGAMRRHHLTHTGEKPYSCPVCGKSFTQSGHLREHQQSHSGEKPHLCLVCGRGFSRASDLRIHHRVHTGERPYSCDYCGKRYGRCQKLRAHQRTHHSDRTHGDTGEETE